One window of Acidobacteriota bacterium genomic DNA carries:
- a CDS encoding cyclic nucleotide-binding domain-containing protein, with protein MPASSKLQDELDALTHLAKRLCERQMYAEAGELFGLALQLDPRNSGLRLAQAEVRRMQRQYQDKKPRTLRDTLREQFRRDLIDSAHFIGLAALYADRGENIKATECLDIAKSKDPNNPASFKLLGQILARRKDYDSAAAQLGKALRFNPFDRESAEALGRAEYERREFQASLDATIHAFLLLNEGDQEGADRLRRRIRTLRQILGFEQEDLLHHFHQQRDRLQISFDRLQWHRERFLEEGGMVDTDATLTGTKRQDTRGLIDLAGRIKKLGSLASLSDEQVIRITRATSEEFLERGSYVYQQQSTGDDVYLVERGEVVQQSDTSYGTFELRRIGANGIFGEVNFISRLDRACDAVTSEPTVLLRLAAEDLRQMVEEDPELGVQLYWTYWHTLAGKLRAANEQMRSFFAEDGRDTVVDSRGSADASVSRPVVTDSSATIQLLKEQGLSHGELTTLATFSRVRRFPGGSFLFREGDDGREMYVVMEGKARISKFIPGAGEEALAILGRGDFFGEMSLIDGQPRSADASAHGGPLTVLALDQETFREILTMDAHASLEMLQLLCRLIARRLREIDSKLISWRILAGPAIGDTGGVTPRESDPDSDDSPASPRLRRA; from the coding sequence ATGCCGGCGTCGTCCAAGCTCCAAGATGAACTCGATGCCCTGACCCATCTGGCCAAGCGCCTGTGCGAGCGCCAGATGTACGCAGAGGCCGGGGAGCTCTTTGGTTTGGCGCTGCAGCTGGACCCGCGCAACAGCGGTCTGCGGCTAGCCCAAGCGGAAGTGCGGCGCATGCAGCGCCAGTACCAGGACAAGAAGCCTCGTACCCTGCGCGACACCCTCCGGGAGCAGTTCCGACGGGACCTCATCGACAGTGCCCACTTCATCGGCCTGGCGGCCCTCTACGCCGACCGCGGCGAGAACATCAAGGCCACCGAGTGCCTGGACATCGCCAAATCCAAGGATCCCAACAACCCCGCCAGCTTCAAGCTGCTGGGGCAGATCCTCGCCCGCCGCAAAGACTATGACAGCGCCGCGGCCCAGCTCGGCAAGGCGCTACGCTTCAACCCCTTCGACCGCGAGAGCGCCGAGGCCCTGGGCCGGGCGGAATACGAGCGGCGGGAGTTCCAAGCCTCCCTCGACGCCACCATCCACGCCTTCCTGCTGCTCAACGAGGGCGACCAGGAGGGAGCCGATCGGCTACGACGCCGCATCCGCACCCTGCGTCAGATCCTCGGGTTCGAGCAAGAGGATCTGCTCCACCACTTCCACCAACAGCGGGACCGGCTGCAGATCTCCTTCGACCGGCTGCAATGGCACCGCGAACGCTTCCTCGAAGAAGGCGGCATGGTGGACACCGACGCGACCCTCACCGGTACCAAGAGACAGGACACCCGCGGGCTCATCGACCTGGCGGGGCGGATCAAGAAATTGGGCAGCCTGGCCAGCCTCTCGGACGAGCAGGTCATCCGCATCACCCGGGCGACGAGCGAGGAATTCCTCGAACGCGGTTCCTACGTCTATCAGCAGCAGAGCACCGGCGACGATGTCTATCTGGTCGAACGGGGCGAGGTGGTGCAGCAGAGCGATACCTCCTACGGCACCTTCGAGCTCCGGCGCATCGGAGCCAACGGCATCTTCGGAGAGGTCAACTTCATCAGCCGGCTGGATCGCGCCTGCGACGCCGTCACCTCCGAGCCCACGGTGCTGCTGCGCCTCGCCGCCGAGGATCTGCGCCAGATGGTGGAGGAGGACCCGGAGCTGGGGGTGCAGCTGTACTGGACCTACTGGCACACCCTGGCGGGCAAGCTGCGGGCGGCCAATGAGCAGATGCGTTCCTTCTTCGCCGAGGATGGCCGGGACACCGTGGTGGACTCCCGGGGCAGCGCCGACGCCAGCGTCTCGCGGCCGGTGGTCACCGACTCCAGCGCCACCATCCAATTGCTCAAGGAGCAGGGCTTGTCCCACGGCGAGCTCACCACTCTGGCGACCTTCTCCCGGGTGCGCCGTTTTCCCGGCGGCTCGTTCCTCTTCCGCGAAGGGGACGACGGTCGGGAGATGTACGTGGTGATGGAGGGCAAGGCGCGAATCAGCAAATTCATCCCCGGCGCCGGCGAAGAGGCGTTGGCCATCCTCGGCCGCGGCGACTTCTTTGGCGAGATGTCCCTCATCGACGGCCAACCGCGCTCCGCCGACGCCAGCGCCCACGGCGGACCGCTGACGGTGCTGGCCCTGGACCAGGAGACCTTCCGCGAGATTCTCACCATGGACGCCCACGCCTCC